A section of the Gloeobacter violaceus PCC 7421 genome encodes:
- a CDS encoding Spy/CpxP family protein refolding chaperone, whose translation MCASRVLPPLSILLLGLLLGAAGTLAEPVAESLDLRGLGLSSEQRSRIQDLRREDQQQAAPLRDNLNSEQQQLRTLYTSDAPDDQLRSQYDRMQVYRQRLDRQRFENLLRIRSVLTPGQRTQLRARFVERGGRGGGRGGGPLGQP comes from the coding sequence ATGTGCGCTTCTAGAGTCCTGCCGCCGCTGTCCATCTTGCTGCTGGGTTTGTTGTTGGGAGCGGCGGGCACCCTCGCCGAGCCGGTCGCCGAATCGCTCGATCTGCGCGGGTTGGGGCTGAGTTCCGAGCAACGCAGCCGCATCCAGGATCTGCGCCGCGAAGACCAGCAGCAGGCGGCGCCTTTGCGCGACAACCTCAACAGCGAACAGCAGCAATTGCGCACGCTCTACACCAGCGACGCCCCCGACGATCAGTTGCGCTCCCAGTACGACCGCATGCAGGTCTACCGCCAAAGGCTCGATCGCCAGCGCTTCGAGAACCTACTGCGCATCCGCTCCGTCCTCACCCCAGGCCAGCGCACCCAGTTGCGCGCCCGCTTCGTGGAGCGCGGCGGTCGCGGCGGCGGCCGCGGCGGCGGTCCCCTGGGCCAACCCTGA
- the queA gene encoding tRNA preQ1(34) S-adenosylmethionine ribosyltransferase-isomerase QueA, which translates to MNAPIDERDFLTDSYDYALPERCIAQQPAEPRDHSRLLVVDGEAHTHRYFYDLPGLLRPGDLLVLNDTRVIPARLFGSKASGGRVEVLLLEPRAPREWLCLVKPARRLAVGARIDFDGVLAARVTELDAETGGRWLRFEGEEDFEAALERVGHTPLPPYLKTGRTRDERYQTLWASRPGAVAAPTAGLHFSGELLARLAERGIERATVTLHVGLGTFRPVQSVSVHTHRMHREWYEIPEATAIAIERTRSRGGRVLAVGTTSARALESAAQPNGLPATGPGRSELFVYPGYRWRVVEGLITNFHLPRSSLLMLVSSLVGRERLLALYREAVDKGYRFYSFGDAMLILPGAGA; encoded by the coding sequence ATGAACGCGCCCATTGATGAACGCGACTTTTTGACCGATAGCTACGACTACGCGCTGCCGGAGCGTTGCATCGCCCAGCAACCCGCCGAGCCGCGCGACCATTCGCGGCTATTGGTGGTGGACGGGGAGGCCCACACCCACCGCTACTTTTACGACCTGCCGGGGTTGCTGCGGCCCGGAGATCTGCTGGTACTCAACGACACCCGCGTGATCCCCGCCCGCTTGTTCGGCAGCAAGGCGAGCGGCGGTCGGGTGGAGGTGCTGCTGCTGGAGCCGCGCGCCCCCCGCGAATGGCTGTGCCTGGTCAAACCGGCCCGGCGGCTCGCCGTCGGCGCCCGGATCGACTTTGACGGGGTGCTTGCCGCCCGGGTCACGGAGCTGGACGCCGAGACCGGCGGGCGCTGGTTGCGCTTCGAGGGCGAGGAAGACTTCGAGGCGGCCCTCGAGCGCGTCGGTCACACGCCCCTGCCGCCTTACCTCAAAACGGGCCGCACCCGCGACGAGCGCTATCAGACCCTCTGGGCGAGCCGGCCGGGGGCGGTGGCCGCCCCGACCGCGGGCTTGCACTTCAGCGGGGAGTTGCTCGCCCGTCTGGCCGAGCGGGGCATCGAGCGCGCGACCGTCACCCTGCACGTGGGCCTGGGCACCTTCCGCCCCGTACAGTCCGTTTCCGTCCATACCCATCGGATGCACCGCGAGTGGTACGAGATTCCCGAGGCGACCGCCATCGCCATCGAGCGCACCCGGTCGCGGGGCGGCCGGGTGCTGGCCGTGGGCACCACCAGTGCCCGTGCCCTCGAAAGTGCGGCGCAACCGAACGGTTTGCCGGCCACCGGCCCGGGCCGCTCGGAGTTGTTTGTCTACCCGGGCTACCGCTGGCGGGTGGTGGAGGGGCTGATCACCAACTTCCACCTGCCCAGGTCCAGTTTGCTGATGCTGGTCAGCAGCCTGGTGGGCCGGGAGCGGCTGCTGGCCCTTTACCGGGAGGCCGTCGACAAAGGTTATCGCTTCTATTCGTTCGGGGATGCGATGTTGATTTTGCCGGGCGCCGGGGCTTGA
- a CDS encoding alpha-amylase family glycosyl hydrolase has product MDILEVGAHPFVGDAGALKVRFGVYLPSITFAKGYEVLVRIIHKSDQFTPEIPPQDYFLTCRDDHPYDLWEATVELTSQPHPANHFGKPGVYLYRYQLRRHGEIVTLWFTDPFARETGVGELAAFHTPDTDPPFVWSDADFRVPPLDDLVVYELQVDEFNNDFAGLIEQLDYLEGLGVNCLELMPITSVRQEFDWGYGPLHFWAPEERYGGKRGFKQLVNACHERGIAVILDSVYEHVEDNFPYARVYRDSGEPNPIIGPFGEGFFGTQIDFAQPFAREYFLECNRYWLREHHVDGFRYDYVPGMYDGPLGQGYAKLVYDTYEDSLAEAQLAARFQDPAGFSRIIQCAEHLPDPRGILRQTFSNCAWQNELLNKVENMAGQRYVDDRFAHLLDTRLIGYPDTRDAEGLAMPVAPFQYFETHDHSRLITRYGLLPPLGGTGDIQYGDRRNFFKLQPFAIALYTCQGIPMLWQGQEFAENYTLPGGGNLRISFRRDIHWEFFYDEQGRALVRLYRILAKLRRQCPALRSRESFYFNEQSRPGDGVIAYLRRTPEDADAQVAVVCLNFSDSPHQIWLPFPSTGTYREQIDAASANPTYDIDVAVAGEFHKVEIPANYGRIYLHGG; this is encoded by the coding sequence ATGGACATATTAGAAGTTGGAGCCCATCCTTTCGTAGGCGATGCCGGAGCATTGAAGGTGCGATTCGGCGTCTATTTGCCCAGCATTACCTTTGCGAAAGGATACGAAGTACTCGTCAGAATCATTCATAAAAGTGACCAATTCACCCCTGAGATTCCGCCGCAGGATTATTTTCTGACGTGCCGGGACGACCACCCCTACGATCTGTGGGAAGCTACCGTCGAGCTGACTTCTCAGCCGCATCCGGCGAACCACTTCGGTAAACCGGGAGTCTATCTCTACCGCTACCAGTTGCGGCGCCACGGAGAAATTGTGACGCTCTGGTTTACAGACCCGTTTGCCCGGGAGACGGGAGTGGGCGAGCTGGCGGCTTTTCACACTCCCGATACCGACCCACCCTTCGTCTGGAGCGACGCCGATTTCAGGGTGCCGCCTCTGGATGATCTGGTGGTTTACGAGCTGCAGGTGGACGAATTCAACAACGACTTTGCAGGGCTGATCGAGCAACTCGATTATCTCGAAGGATTGGGAGTCAACTGCCTCGAACTGATGCCCATCACCAGCGTCCGCCAGGAGTTCGACTGGGGCTATGGTCCTCTGCATTTTTGGGCGCCGGAGGAGCGCTACGGCGGCAAGCGGGGTTTCAAGCAACTGGTGAACGCCTGCCACGAGCGAGGCATCGCAGTGATTCTCGACTCGGTTTATGAACACGTCGAAGACAACTTTCCCTACGCGCGGGTCTACCGGGACAGCGGCGAACCCAACCCGATAATCGGTCCATTTGGGGAAGGCTTTTTTGGAACACAGATCGATTTTGCCCAGCCTTTCGCCCGCGAATACTTTCTGGAGTGCAACCGCTACTGGCTGCGGGAGCACCACGTCGACGGCTTTCGCTACGACTATGTGCCGGGGATGTACGACGGCCCGCTGGGCCAGGGTTACGCGAAACTGGTCTACGACACCTACGAGGACTCGCTCGCCGAGGCCCAACTGGCGGCCCGCTTCCAAGATCCCGCCGGGTTCAGCCGGATCATCCAGTGCGCCGAGCACCTGCCGGATCCGCGCGGCATCCTGCGGCAGACCTTCTCCAACTGCGCCTGGCAGAACGAGCTGCTGAACAAGGTCGAGAACATGGCCGGGCAGCGCTACGTGGACGACCGCTTCGCTCACTTGCTCGATACGCGCCTGATCGGGTACCCGGACACCCGCGACGCCGAGGGGCTCGCCATGCCCGTCGCCCCCTTCCAGTACTTCGAGACCCACGACCACAGCCGGCTTATCACCCGCTATGGTCTACTGCCGCCCCTCGGCGGTACAGGCGACATCCAGTACGGGGATCGCCGCAACTTCTTCAAGCTCCAGCCGTTTGCGATCGCCTTGTACACCTGCCAGGGGATCCCAATGTTGTGGCAGGGTCAGGAGTTTGCCGAAAATTACACGCTGCCGGGGGGCGGCAACCTGCGCATTTCCTTCCGGCGAGACATCCACTGGGAGTTCTTCTACGACGAACAGGGCCGCGCCCTGGTGCGCCTCTACCGCATCCTGGCAAAGCTCCGACGCCAGTGCCCGGCGCTACGCAGCCGCGAATCGTTCTATTTCAACGAACAGTCGCGCCCCGGCGACGGGGTAATCGCCTATCTGCGCCGGACACCGGAGGATGCCGACGCACAGGTGGCCGTCGTCTGCCTCAACTTCAGCGACAGCCCTCACCAGATCTGGTTACCCTTCCCTAGCACCGGCACCTACCGCGAGCAGATCGATGCGGCAAGCGCCAACCCGACCTACGACATCGACGTTGCCGTTGCCGGGGAATTTCACAAAGTGGAAATTCCTGCCAACTACGGCCGCATTTACCTCCACGGCGGGTGA
- a CDS encoding CHAT domain-containing tetratricopeptide repeat protein — protein MQKRKQGCEQSAQDGTGLWKFRVWAAAVVLLGLGLGIGTIPFVLPTRIHAAEQPEALAEAERLAQKAKTLQEAGRYTEALEPAKAALALREQTLGPEHPDVAASLDSLGSLNRQLGNYRQAEPLFRQALAMREKLLGSEHLDVANSVNNLAVMYISLGKYTLAEPLFQRSLAIREQQLGADHAVVGESLNNLGVLYWRQGKFVQAEPNYLRALTIAEKSLGPRHIQTAQRLDNLALLYRNRGGLRQAEPLHQRALAIFEQSLGPEHPTVATNLNNQASLYTVSGDYPRAEQLHRRALAIRLKSFGAEHPLVASSLNNLAELYKKQGELSRAEPLYRDALTIREKIFGPEHPDVATTLTWNAELFMYQGRYAPAESLLRRALAIEEKILGSEHYNVADTLFVLAQLHMAQNRHAEALAILARSIRIQERNFAPLISTGSELEKQEFLAGMNELSDGALSLHLQAMPGDADAARLAFAVILQRKGRILDILSEDLSALRRRLNPQEQELLDRLTEVRSQLAALVFKGADTDAGEPYKEEIARLHREAEQLEKSLAQRSAAYRLRSGAVHVEAVQRQIPAEAALVEIVRYRPLNFKATSPADEWGQPRYAAYVLLAQGDPQWVDLGPADPLDKLAMLFGELVGRQSADLPLVRKLARTIDERTMRPVRTRLGGVKHLLLSPDGQLHTLPFGVLVDEQGHYLIEKYTLSYLNAGRDLTRLQERASDPREAPLVVAGPDYGRSPAALQAPSTAPSTRSGSLGQLQVGPLPGSLQEAKVLAALLPGARTLTGPKATENTLKQVRGPGLLHLATHGFFLSDTGLLGRKGTSEVLQENPLLRSGLALAGFNARSSGSEDGVLTALEAASLDLQGTQLVVLSACDTGLGQIYSGEGVYGLRRAFAVAGARSQVLSLWRVDDRGTQEMMAGFYRNLLSGQGRSEALRQEQLKMLGSKRYQHPYYWGAFIASGDWRPLNKTLLTGR, from the coding sequence ATGCAAAAGCGAAAACAAGGGTGTGAGCAATCTGCGCAAGACGGCACCGGGCTGTGGAAATTTCGGGTGTGGGCAGCGGCGGTAGTCCTGCTCGGCCTGGGGCTGGGAATCGGTACGATCCCTTTCGTTCTACCGACCCGGATCCATGCGGCCGAGCAGCCGGAGGCGCTTGCGGAGGCAGAGCGGCTCGCGCAAAAAGCCAAAACCCTGCAGGAGGCGGGGCGATACACAGAAGCGCTTGAACCGGCAAAGGCAGCCCTTGCGCTGCGCGAGCAGACCCTCGGCCCGGAGCACCCGGACGTTGCCGCAAGTCTGGACAGCCTGGGGAGCCTCAACAGGCAGCTGGGAAATTACCGACAGGCCGAACCGCTCTTCAGACAGGCTCTGGCGATGCGTGAAAAGTTGTTGGGGTCGGAACACCTCGACGTGGCCAATTCGGTCAATAACCTGGCAGTGATGTACATATCGCTGGGCAAATACACCCTTGCGGAGCCCCTTTTTCAGCGCTCCCTGGCCATTCGGGAGCAGCAGCTTGGTGCCGATCACGCCGTTGTAGGCGAGAGTCTGAACAACCTAGGGGTGCTCTACTGGAGGCAAGGTAAGTTTGTGCAGGCGGAGCCGAACTACCTGCGAGCTCTAACCATTGCCGAGAAGTCTCTGGGTCCCCGACACATCCAGACTGCGCAGCGCCTCGACAATCTGGCGCTGCTGTACCGCAACCGGGGCGGTTTGCGTCAGGCGGAACCGCTGCACCAGCGTGCCCTGGCGATCTTCGAGCAATCGCTTGGTCCTGAGCATCCCACCGTCGCCACCAACCTCAACAACCAGGCAAGTTTGTACACCGTCAGCGGCGATTATCCGCGCGCGGAGCAGCTGCATCGCCGTGCCCTGGCCATTCGTCTGAAGTCTTTTGGCGCGGAGCACCCGCTCGTCGCCTCCAGTCTCAACAATCTTGCTGAGCTGTACAAAAAACAAGGAGAACTCTCCAGGGCCGAACCGCTGTACCGGGATGCGCTGACGATCCGCGAGAAGATTTTCGGACCCGAACACCCCGATGTCGCCACCACTCTCACCTGGAACGCCGAACTGTTCATGTACCAGGGTCGTTATGCCCCGGCGGAATCATTACTTCGCCGGGCTCTAGCCATTGAGGAGAAGATTCTCGGCTCAGAACACTACAATGTGGCCGACACGCTGTTCGTTCTCGCTCAACTGCACATGGCCCAGAACCGCCACGCAGAGGCACTTGCGATCCTGGCCCGCAGTATCCGTATTCAGGAGCGCAACTTTGCCCCGTTGATAAGCACCGGCTCAGAGCTCGAAAAGCAGGAATTTCTGGCTGGCATGAACGAGCTGAGTGATGGCGCGCTGTCGTTGCACCTGCAGGCGATGCCGGGGGATGCCGATGCTGCCCGCCTCGCCTTCGCGGTGATCCTGCAGCGCAAAGGGCGCATCCTCGATATCCTCAGCGAGGATCTTAGCGCCCTGCGCCGCCGCTTGAACCCGCAGGAGCAAGAGTTGCTCGATCGGTTGACGGAGGTGCGCTCGCAGCTTGCGGCCCTGGTTTTCAAAGGCGCCGACACCGACGCAGGCGAACCGTACAAAGAAGAAATCGCCCGCTTGCACAGGGAGGCGGAGCAGCTGGAGAAATCTCTCGCGCAGCGTAGTGCGGCTTACCGATTGCGCAGCGGCGCTGTGCATGTCGAGGCGGTGCAACGGCAAATTCCTGCCGAGGCCGCGCTCGTCGAAATCGTGCGCTATCGGCCGCTCAATTTCAAAGCCACGAGCCCCGCCGACGAGTGGGGGCAGCCTCGCTACGCCGCCTACGTGCTGCTTGCCCAGGGCGATCCGCAATGGGTCGATCTCGGTCCGGCCGACCCCCTCGACAAATTGGCAATGCTGTTCGGGGAATTGGTCGGCCGACAAAGCGCCGATTTGCCGTTGGTGCGCAAACTGGCGCGCACCATCGATGAACGGACGATGCGCCCCGTCCGCACCAGGCTCGGCGGCGTCAAACACCTGCTGCTCTCGCCGGACGGGCAACTGCATACTCTGCCTTTCGGCGTGCTGGTCGATGAACAGGGCCACTATCTCATCGAAAAGTACACCCTGAGCTATCTCAATGCAGGGCGGGACTTGACCCGCCTGCAGGAGCGGGCTTCAGATCCCCGCGAAGCGCCTCTGGTGGTGGCCGGTCCCGATTACGGTCGCTCCCCTGCAGCTTTGCAGGCACCCTCGACCGCCCCCTCCACCCGTTCGGGGAGCCTGGGGCAGCTGCAGGTGGGACCTTTGCCGGGAAGCTTGCAGGAGGCGAAGGTGCTGGCGGCCCTGTTGCCGGGGGCGCGCACGCTCACCGGTCCCAAGGCGACCGAGAACACCCTCAAGCAGGTGCGCGGACCGGGTTTGCTGCACCTGGCCACCCACGGCTTTTTCTTGAGCGATACCGGGTTATTAGGCCGCAAGGGGACCAGCGAGGTACTCCAGGAAAATCCGCTCTTGCGCTCCGGTCTGGCGTTGGCCGGGTTCAATGCCCGCTCCAGCGGCAGTGAGGACGGGGTGCTCACGGCACTGGAGGCGGCGAGCCTCGACCTGCAGGGCACGCAACTGGTGGTGCTCTCGGCCTGCGACACCGGACTCGGGCAGATTTACAGCGGCGAGGGCGTCTACGGCCTCAGGCGCGCCTTCGCCGTCGCCGGTGCCCGCAGCCAGGTGCTCAGTTTGTGGCGCGTGGACGACCGGGGCACCCAGGAAATGATGGCGGGATTCTACCGCAACCTGCTTTCCGGCCAGGGCCGCAGTGAGGCGCTAAGGCAGGAGCAGTTGAAGATGCTGGGCAGTAAACGCTATCAACACCCGTACTATTGGGGTGCGTTCATCGCCTCCGGGGACTGGCGGCCTTTGAACAAAACGCTGCTTACCGGGCGTTAA
- a CDS encoding winged helix-turn-helix transcriptional regulator, with amino-acid sequence MRIVEEALGCKWSLEILNQVRRGVHRPGALARSLDGLSTKVLNDRLGEFVRYGLLEKRSYPEIPPHVEYTLTDFGRRFVDVLDSIEQLQREVSDPEK; translated from the coding sequence ATGCGGATAGTCGAGGAGGCGCTCGGCTGCAAGTGGTCCCTGGAGATCCTCAATCAGGTGCGCCGTGGAGTCCACCGGCCGGGGGCGTTGGCACGCTCGCTCGACGGGTTGTCCACAAAAGTTTTGAACGACCGCTTGGGTGAGTTTGTGCGTTACGGCCTGCTTGAGAAGCGCTCCTACCCAGAAATTCCGCCGCACGTGGAGTACACCCTTACCGACTTCGGCCGTCGATTCGTCGACGTGCTCGATTCCATCGAGCAGTTGCAAAGGGAGGTCTCGGACCCGGAGAAATGA
- a CDS encoding alcohol dehydrogenase catalytic domain-containing protein — MQAAVIESFGGPQVFEYRHLPVPVPKGRELLIRVKATSVNPLDCQIRRGNYKEQVSLPAILGHDVSGVVEAVGDAVRDFAEGDEVFYVPRIFGGPGSYAQYHVVEEAIVAHKPANLSHAQAAALPLAGGTAWDALVVRAALRVGESILIHAGAGGVGSLAVQLARAMGAQKSRVARLSAAAHFSNRQIHEQAYRRSVPGCLGHRNQLAACSASSALATASGSP; from the coding sequence ATGCAAGCTGCAGTGATCGAGTCGTTCGGGGGACCACAGGTGTTTGAATACCGACACTTGCCAGTACCGGTTCCCAAAGGCCGCGAGTTGCTCATTCGGGTCAAAGCCACCTCCGTCAACCCCCTCGACTGCCAGATCCGGCGGGGGAATTACAAGGAGCAGGTGAGCCTGCCCGCCATCCTTGGCCACGATGTCTCCGGCGTGGTGGAAGCTGTGGGTGACGCCGTACGGGACTTTGCCGAGGGCGACGAAGTCTTCTACGTTCCGCGCATTTTCGGTGGTCCGGGCAGCTACGCGCAATACCATGTTGTGGAGGAAGCCATCGTTGCCCATAAACCCGCCAACCTCTCGCACGCTCAAGCAGCAGCACTTCCTCTGGCGGGTGGAACCGCCTGGGATGCCCTGGTGGTGCGGGCTGCCCTGCGCGTGGGGGAGTCGATTCTCATCCATGCCGGTGCCGGTGGTGTCGGGTCGCTCGCGGTCCAACTGGCCAGGGCGATGGGGGCACAAAAAAGCCGAGTGGCACGCTTATCTGCGGCAGCCCATTTCAGCAACCGGCAGATACACGAACAAGCGTACCGCCGCAGTGTTCCAGGGTGCTTGGGGCACCGGAATCAATTGGCAGCTTGCTCGGCTTCCAGTGCCCTTGCCACTGCTTCCGGCTCGCCGTGA
- the uvrC gene encoding excinuclease ABC subunit UvrC, producing the protein MPNLIADPERLKERLELLPTSAGVYLMRDEAGEILYVGKAKNLRNRVRSYFQPGHDHSPRIAIMVGKVHDFELILTDTEAEALVLEDNLIKTHKPRYNVLLKDDKQYPYLCITWSEEYPRIFVTRRRGSGHPEDRYFGPYTDAGALHSTLGLLKKLFPLRQRNTPVFKDRPCINYEMGRCPGLCQRLISPQEYRATIRQIQMILQGRTAELLAQLEDQMQTAAAAMNFEHAARLRDRITGLNQLGAHQKITVPDSSVSRDAVALAADAALVSIQLFQVRSGKLIGRLGFSAAASGEDPGHILQRVLEEHYRASASEEIPLEVLTQHPLPEADILATWLAEKKGRKVEIHAPQRQIKAELVEMVARNAEAELQRLERFSRRQEKGLLNLAEALELPSVPRRMECYDISHIQGTDTVASRVVFVDGAPAKQYYRHYKIRDPRIVAGRPDDFASMAEVISRRFARAESEPEGDLPDLVVIDGGKGQLSAARAVMEELSYGDVPTIGLAKRLEEVFLPGRSDPVLIAQGDPALHLLQRIRDEAHRFAVSFHREQRGKRMTRSSLDDIPGIGPAKRKILLDTFRSVPVLEKASFEEIAKTPGIGSRLAQVIHTYFHGEPEAVARALEAEQAAN; encoded by the coding sequence ATGCCCAACCTCATCGCCGACCCCGAACGCCTCAAAGAGCGGCTCGAACTGCTGCCCACCTCGGCGGGCGTCTACCTGATGCGCGACGAGGCCGGGGAGATTCTCTACGTCGGCAAGGCCAAGAATCTCAGAAACCGGGTGCGCTCGTACTTCCAGCCCGGACACGACCACTCGCCGCGCATCGCGATCATGGTGGGCAAGGTCCACGACTTCGAACTGATTCTCACCGACACCGAGGCGGAGGCGCTCGTCCTCGAAGACAACCTGATCAAGACCCACAAGCCGCGCTACAACGTCCTGCTCAAAGACGACAAGCAGTACCCCTACCTGTGCATTACTTGGTCGGAGGAGTACCCGCGCATCTTCGTCACCCGCCGCCGCGGCAGCGGCCACCCGGAAGACCGCTACTTCGGTCCCTACACCGACGCGGGGGCGTTGCACAGCACCCTGGGCCTGCTCAAAAAACTCTTTCCCCTGCGCCAGCGCAATACCCCCGTCTTTAAGGACCGCCCCTGCATCAACTACGAGATGGGCCGCTGTCCGGGCCTCTGCCAGCGGTTGATTTCGCCCCAGGAGTATCGCGCCACCATCCGTCAGATCCAGATGATCCTCCAGGGGCGCACCGCAGAACTCCTCGCCCAACTCGAAGACCAGATGCAAACGGCCGCCGCCGCGATGAACTTCGAGCATGCCGCCCGACTGCGCGACCGCATCACCGGCCTCAACCAGTTGGGTGCCCACCAGAAGATCACCGTTCCCGACAGTTCGGTCTCCCGCGACGCGGTCGCCCTGGCCGCCGACGCCGCCCTCGTCTCGATTCAGCTTTTTCAGGTGCGCTCGGGCAAGCTCATCGGCCGGCTCGGTTTTTCGGCCGCCGCTTCCGGCGAGGATCCTGGCCACATCCTCCAGCGCGTGCTCGAAGAGCATTACCGCGCCTCGGCTTCCGAGGAGATTCCCCTCGAAGTGCTCACCCAGCATCCGCTGCCAGAGGCAGATATTCTGGCTACCTGGCTTGCCGAGAAAAAAGGCCGCAAAGTCGAAATCCATGCCCCCCAGCGTCAAATCAAAGCCGAACTCGTCGAGATGGTGGCCCGCAACGCCGAGGCCGAGTTGCAGCGCTTGGAGCGCTTCTCCCGCCGCCAGGAAAAGGGGCTGCTCAACCTGGCGGAGGCTCTAGAATTGCCGAGCGTTCCCCGGCGCATGGAGTGCTACGACATCTCCCACATCCAGGGCACCGACACCGTCGCCTCGCGGGTGGTGTTCGTGGACGGAGCGCCCGCCAAGCAGTACTACCGCCACTACAAAATCCGCGATCCGCGCATCGTGGCGGGCCGTCCGGACGACTTTGCCTCGATGGCCGAGGTGATCTCCCGCCGCTTTGCGCGTGCCGAGAGCGAACCGGAGGGAGACCTGCCGGATCTGGTGGTAATCGACGGCGGCAAAGGACAGCTTTCGGCCGCCCGCGCCGTTATGGAAGAGCTGTCCTACGGCGATGTGCCCACGATTGGCCTGGCCAAGCGCCTCGAAGAAGTCTTCCTGCCGGGGCGTTCGGACCCGGTGCTGATTGCGCAGGGCGACCCGGCTTTGCACCTGCTGCAGCGCATCCGCGACGAGGCCCACCGCTTTGCGGTGAGCTTCCACCGCGAGCAGCGCGGCAAGCGGATGACCCGCTCCAGCCTGGATGATATCCCCGGCATCGGCCCTGCCAAGCGCAAGATCCTTCTCGATACGTTCCGCTCGGTGCCGGTACTCGAAAAGGCGAGCTTCGAGGAAATTGCCAAGACCCCCGGCATCGGCTCGCGTCTAGCGCAAGTGATTCACACGTACTTTCACGGCGAGCCGGAAGCAGTGGCAAGGGCACTGGAAGCCGAGCAAGCTGCCAATTGA
- the queF gene encoding preQ(1) synthase, with translation MSDLPVAPTPAEPVKYGERAIEAGQLITFPNPRPGRDYDIHITLPEFTCKCPFSGYPDFATIYLTYVPHEKVVELKALKLYVNSFRDRYISHEEVVHVVLDDFVAAADPLRVQIKGDFNPRGNVHMVVEARHTRPGT, from the coding sequence ATGAGCGATCTGCCAGTCGCCCCAACCCCCGCCGAACCAGTCAAGTACGGTGAGCGGGCTATCGAAGCAGGCCAACTGATTACCTTTCCCAATCCCCGCCCCGGCCGCGACTACGACATCCACATCACCCTGCCGGAATTTACTTGCAAGTGCCCTTTCTCGGGCTACCCGGACTTTGCGACTATCTATCTCACCTACGTTCCCCACGAGAAGGTGGTCGAACTGAAGGCCCTCAAGCTCTACGTCAACAGTTTCCGCGACCGCTACATCTCCCACGAGGAAGTGGTGCACGTCGTGCTCGACGATTTCGTGGCCGCGGCCGACCCGCTGCGCGTGCAGATCAAGGGCGACTTCAACCCGCGCGGCAACGTGCACATGGTGGTCGAAGCCCGCCATACCCGACCCGGCACCTGA
- a CDS encoding Uma2 family endonuclease encodes MKTPAFLQDTWVPASWEYLLALEGDPALVKAKFYYNSGWMRVEMSPVGPSHAQDNGLVASIIAQWLLIRALPLYSYINVTLRKTGLQEAQPALAYFAGQAGARPARSNRPIDLETVQAPVLAIEISASTLADDLDAKRELYTRLGVGEYWVVDVEAVEVRMFGTAEGESGLVAIQHSRVLVGLEPSALAEALRRGQSEGDASAMRYISNL; translated from the coding sequence ATGAAAACACCGGCTTTCCTGCAGGACACCTGGGTACCGGCCAGTTGGGAGTATCTGCTGGCCCTGGAGGGCGATCCGGCTCTGGTGAAGGCCAAGTTTTATTACAACAGCGGCTGGATGCGCGTTGAGATGTCGCCGGTCGGACCGTCCCACGCCCAGGACAATGGCCTTGTCGCCTCGATCATTGCCCAGTGGCTACTCATCCGGGCGCTGCCTCTGTACAGCTACATCAACGTCACGCTCAGGAAGACCGGCCTGCAAGAAGCGCAACCGGCTCTAGCGTATTTCGCAGGACAGGCTGGCGCCCGCCCCGCTCGCTCCAACAGACCGATCGACCTGGAGACGGTCCAGGCGCCGGTGCTGGCCATCGAAATTTCAGCAAGCACCCTGGCGGACGATCTGGACGCCAAGCGGGAACTGTACACCCGGCTGGGGGTAGGGGAGTACTGGGTGGTGGACGTCGAGGCCGTTGAAGTCCGCATGTTCGGCACAGCCGAGGGTGAAAGCGGGCTGGTAGCGATCCAACATTCACGAGTGCTCGTGGGCCTGGAACCGTCGGCCCTGGCCGAAGCCCTCAGGCGCGGCCAGAGTGAGGGTGACGCCTCAGCGATGCGCTACATCAGTAATCTCTAA